From the genome of Nicotiana sylvestris chromosome 2, ASM39365v2, whole genome shotgun sequence, one region includes:
- the LOC138886034 gene encoding uncharacterized protein, translated as MKTIEVNEELSYEEVPIAILDRQVQRLRNKEIASMKAFDKLKSGLLRCEAMLRKALDEERSLRLLCEEKEVELAHLQYEKKTKALERLRDEVGRARREYDELRARAEAQALEGKDALAKVPDFEAQLRLASDNASVQTNMIAKLEFELSKVRPKIVDARVETAMSRTKANREMAIYSKDVADAQAELRRIRDREGRVKEYALYKSRRKTLEEICARGFALSEDLVLARADERDARLPLPDAEESKDEAGRP; from the exons ATGAAGAccattgaggttaatgaagagctgtcatatgaagaagttccaattgccattcttgataggcaagttcaGAGATTGAGGAATAAGGAAATTGCATCCATGAAA GCgtttgacaagcttaagtccgggtTGCTTCGTTGTGAAGCTATGCtacggaaagctctggatgaggagagatcccttaggctcctttgtgagGAAAAGGAAGTCGAGCTAGCACACTTGCAGTATGAG aaaaagacgaaGGCCCTGGAGCGCCTTCGAGATGAAGTTGGTCGGGCCAGGCGTGAATATGATGAGCTGAGAGCTCGGGcggaggctcaggctttagaggggaaggaCGCTTTGGCTAAAGTTCCTGATTTTGAAGCTCAACTCCGCTTAGCCAGTGATAATGCTTCGGTTCAGACAAACATGATTGCGAAGCTTGAGTTCGAGCTTTCAAAGGTCAGACCTAAGATCGTCGATGCTCGGGTAGAAACTGCGATGAGCCGGACTAAGGCTAACAGGGAGATGGCGATCTATTCAAAGGACGTtgccgatgctcaagctgagctaAGAAGGATCCGCGACCGTGAAGGGAGGGTTAAAGAATATGCTCTCTACAAATCTCGAAGAAAGACCCTCGAAGAGATCTGTGCTAGGGGCTTCGCCCTCTCGGAGGATTTGGTGctagcaagggcggacgagcgtgatgctcgatTGCCTTTGCCCGATGCCGAAGAAAGCAAAGATGAGGCCGGTAGGCCGTAG